The Sporomusaceae bacterium FL31 sequence ATAACAGCAGGACAAAGCCAATCGCATATTTTATCCCGAATGCCGCAGCGTAGATGGCCAGTGATACCAGCATTGAAGCTGCCATTGTTGCCGTAGGTCCCAATTGAATCATCGCAGCAAGACCCATTAAAAACAGTACGATGCGTCGTACCGCCCGCTTCCCAAAGCTGATAACCTGCCACGGGCCCACACTCATCCCTCCTCTAGATTACGGATTAACCACAAAGCATTCGAAGGATTTTCTATAGAACCTTTTGCGTCCCTTTGTGCACTTTGGTCCTTTGCGGTTAAAAAGCGGCTTCCGGGATTATATTTTAAAACACAACAAAAAACGACTCTCTACATGTGTATGCATGTAGGAGTCGCTTTCATGACCGCTGGATAAGCAGCTTATTTTCGACTGATCACTCGTTTAGCGGCTTTCACAATATCCGCAGTGGTCAGATGATATTTCACTAACAGCGCATCCGGCTTACCGGATTCGCCAAAAGTATCCATAACGCCCACCCGTTCGAGCGGCACTGGCGTACTTTCCACAATAACTTCAGCCACTGCACTGCCTAAACCGCCGATAATGCTATGTTCTTCGCAAGTAACAATAGCACCAGTTTCCTGAGCAGCCTTGGCAATAGCTTCTTTATCAATCGGTTTAATGGTATGGATATTGAGTACACGGGCACTAATGCCCAGTTCAATTAACTCTTCAGCAGCTTTTCTGGCTGGTGCAACCATAATGCCGGTAGCGATAATGGTCAAGTCTTTTCCATCAGCCAATTGAACCGCCTTGCCATGCTCAAATTCATAGCTGTCACCAAAAATATCCGGAGTCGACGAACGGCCTAAACGCAAATAAACAGGTCCTTTATACTTAGCTGCAAACTCAACCGCTTTACGGGCTTCAGTAGCATCAGCAGGAACAATGACCGTCATGTTTGGAATGGTTCGCATGAGGGAGATATCCTCAATAGCCTGATGGGAGGCCCCATCTTCGCCAACTGTTAAGCCAGCATGAGTGGCTGCAATCTTAACATTCAGCTTCGGATAGCAGATCGAGTTGCGCACCTGCTCATAAGCACGGCCAGCGGCAAACATTGCAAAAGTCGATACAAATGGAATCTTGCCGGCTGCTGCCAGACCGGCCGCTGTACCCATTAAATTCTGCTCAGCGATACCGACATTAAAAAACCGGTCAGGATGAGCCTTAGCAAATACAGCAGTTTTCGTTGATTTTGATAAATCTGCATCCAGGACGACAATATCTTTAAGTTCAGCCCCTACATCCCGCAGGGCGTCACCATAGGCTTCACGAGTTGCTTTTCCCATTATCCTACACCTCTCCTAATCATCAAGTTCGCCAAGAAATAATTCGCACTCTTCCTTGGTCGGCGCTTTGCCATGCCAATCTGCAACATTCTCCATTTGACAAACGCCTTTACCTTTTACTGTATGCGCAACAATCACGGTAGGCTGTCCTTTAACGGTTTTAGCAGTTTGAATAGCATCATAAATGGCATGAATATCATGTCCGTCAATTTCGATTACATTCCAGCCAAACGCCAGCCATTTCTCTGGAATAGGCAGAGGAGACATGACTTCCGCAACAGGTCCGTCAATTTGCAGACCATTAAAATCAACAAAAGCCGTTACATTATCCAGCTTGTAGTGACCAGCAAACATGGCAGCTTCCCAAACCATGCCTTCTTCCAGTTCACCATCACCCAGCAAGGCAAAAATCCGGTTTTTACGCCCGTCAATTCTGCTGGCCAGCGCCATGCCATTAGCTGCGCTTAAGCCTTGTCCCAGTGACCCGGTGGACATATCCACTCCCGGTAAATCTTTCATGCTGGGATGTCCTTGCAGACGACTGTCAATTTTACGTAAAGTAAGCAATTCCTCATGCGGCAAATAGCCTTTTTCAGCCAAGGTTGCATATAACACCGGTGCCGCATGCCCCTTACATAAAACAAAGCGATCGCGGTCTGGATCATTTGGCTTTTGAGCATCCACATTCATTTCAGCAAAATACAGGGTAACTAAAATATCGGCAGCCGACAGCGACCCGCCTGGATGGCCTGAATTCGCTTCTGTAACCATCGAAACAATACTTCGCCGAACCGCTTTAGCTCGGTCTTCCAGTTGTGATACTTGTTCAGCTGTTAGTTTTTCAGCCATGTGTGATTCAACCTCCTTGCATTCTTTAGCAAAAGTGATTTATATTTAACCGCAAAGCACTTAAGGTACAATGCAGTTCAACAATCGTTTTTTTATTTGGTACGGGCTGAGAAACCTTCACCCAGCACCTCATGAACATCGGCAACAATAACAAAAGCACTTTTATCAATATGATAAATCAGGTCTTTTAACGCAGTGACTTCGCTGGTGCTGACTACACACAGCAAGGTTTCCCGAACCTCTCCAGTGTAGGCACCGCGTCCCTGCAGATAGGTCACACCGCGTTCCATTTCAGCCAAAATAGCCTGTGCAACCCGGTCAGGCATGACCGTCATCACAATAAATGCTTTTGCTGAACTCGGTCCTTCCTGAATCAGATCAATGAGCTGGGTCGTGACAAACAGCGAGATCAGCGCATACAGCGATAGCTCCGGACTTTTAAAAGCAATACCAGCTGAAAGTATGACAAAGAAATCAACAAACAGCAGCGCCTGCCCAACACTGATTCCCACCAATTTATTAATAATTGCAGCAGCTAAATCAGTCCCGGCAGTTGTCCCGCGAAAGCGGAAAACCAGTCCCATACCAATTCCGGACAACACCCCGCCATAAAGTGAGCTGAGCAATAAATCCTGGGTAAGCACTGGAGTGAAAGGCGCAGTCCCATCAATGGCAATCGACAAAATGGCAGCACCGTAGAGTGTATTAATGCCAAACCTGGTGCCCAATACTTTCAAACTCAACAAAAACAAGGGGATGTTTAACGCTAACATGGTAGCACCTACCGGATACCCCACCACGTAGTGCAGCACCGTAGCCAAACCGCTAACCCCGCCAGCGGCGACTTTGTTAGGAATTAGGAACATATTGAGACCGACAGCCGTAACCACCGACCCTAGGGCGATTCCTAAATACTGCCGCAGCCAAATTGGCATGCTGGCTCACCTCCGCGCTCAAGGCTCTAACTCTTTACGCTGCTAACCGGCTTTACCGCAGTAAAGCCTTCCCCTAATACTTCATGGGCATCGGCGACAATGACAAATGCCCGCTGATCTTTTTGATAGATGAGCTCTTTCAGTTGAGTCACTTCACTGGTGCTGACAACACATAACAGTAATTCGCGTTCCTGACCGGTATAACCGCCTTTGCCCTGAATAAAGGTCACACCCCGGTCAATTTCGTACAAAATCCCATCAGCCACTTCCTTGGGCTTATCAGTCATAATCAAGAATGCCTTGGAAGTACTGGGTCCTTCCTGCACCAAGTCAATGATTTGTGCAGTGACAAAAATCGAAATGGTCGCATATAAGGCCAGTTCAGGGCTCTTGAAGATCAACCCGGCAAAAGCAACAACCAAGAAGTCAGCCGCTAACAGCGCCTGACCGACACTGATGCCATATATCTTATTCAGTATTGCTGCCGCCATGGCCGTTCCTGCCGTATTGCCTTTAAACCGGAAAACCAGCCCCATACCAATTCCACTCAACACACCGCCATATAAAGAACTCAGCAGTAAGTCGTGGGTTAATATGGGTGTATAGGGCGCCAGGATATCGATACTGACCGACAGGGCAGCTGCACCATAGAGCGTGTTAATGCCATAACGCGGACCAAGAAATTTAATTCCCAGAAAAAACAACGGAACATTAAAGACCAACATGATCATACCGACCGGCCAGCCTGACAAATAATGCAGGACAGTTGCTAAACCGCTGACACCGCCAGCTGCTACCTTATTCGGAATAAGAAACATGTTGAGAGCCGTAGCTGTTAAAATAATACCAATCGTCATGCCGAGATATTGACGCAGTAATTTTTTCATGCCGTCACCTCCGCTTTTTGCTGTCGGCGATCAGTTCAATAGCCAGTTCAGCATTGCGGAAAGCCTTTTCCCGCAAGGAATTTAATCGTTCATCCTGCGGCCTTTTTTCACGTTCAATGTCTGGCCATAATTGCCGCACCTTAGTCAAGAGCCCGTCAGTCGTGACATTCTTTAAATTCCCTACCTGATGATCGCCTACTGATTCCAAGAACCGGTCTATTTTCGGATCATAGGATATTCCAATCATCGGAACATGCATCACTCCGGCAAAAATAAGGGCATGCAGTCGGATACTAATTAACATATCCAAATTTCCAACCAAAGACAACAATTCACTGGTGGTATATTCTTCATTAAGCAATGCTGCCGCATGCCGGGAACGGCGGTTTATTTTCTTTGCAACTGCAACATCCTCCGGATACTGCATGGGCAGATAAACAACTTTTGCGCCAAATTCTTCAACAATTTTATCAGCAGTCTGCGCCAGCACCTGCTTATAATGACTCCAGTCTTTCCACTCACGCACCGCGATTCCTACGAGCGGACTTGCTCCCTCTACCCCAACCTTGCGCAGGATATTCCGGCCAATCGCTTTATCAACAGGATGAATGGCCAATACCGGGTCGGCAGTCACATAAATTTGCGGCTTGGTTACCTGCAGACGTTTAAGTTCATCCCGTGAACCTTCATCGCGAACGGTAATCAAATCCACCATATTGCCAATATAACGCATGGCACCACGCGCCAAGGAGCCACAAACCGGTCCAATGCCCTGAGCATACAACATGACTGGCTTACCTAACTGTTTAGCCAGCATCATGATACTTAAATAATAGTATAAACTGCGATTGCTGGTTACATCCTGCAACAAGCTTCCGCCGCCGCTGATTAATAAATCACATTTAGCCAGCGCCCGGATAATTTCAGGATAATTCAGCCGGTATACTGCAGCAACACCATGCTTTTTCATAGTTTCCGCAGGATTGCCGGATATTACCGTGATTTTCACACTGGAATCTAAATCGGTTAATACTTCTATCATGGCGGCCAGCATGGCTTCATCGCCGGCATTGGCAAAACCATAATAACCGGAAATTACTATTTCACTCATGCTTAGCCGTTCCCCTTCCTAAAGCGAAGGCTATGTAATATAGAATATGTGCACCAAGCACCGCGATTATTCCAAAAATTAACCCAACAGCCAATCCATCCAGTGCCCGCACAAAAGACATAAAGATCGGCGTCCGCAAATGGGCAAAGGTTTCAACCAGCGAGCCCTGGGCAATGGTAGCCAAAACCACCAAACCATATAAGAGCGCTGCCGGCCATTGTCGGTACACCGCCATAACAGCTAAAAAGAAAGCCGGATGGCCAATCATGAACTCTTTCTCCCGTGGTCTTGCATACATGACTTGCTCCAGGAATGCCCTCATTTTCAGTTCAATTGCGGGAACCGGCACTCCGGCTGTATGACCCGACCGCCCGACAAAAACCCAGGCAGCCACCGCCGCTGCACCAAAAACCAGCAGGGTCTTAATTTGTACAGGAAAATCCAGAATTTTTATAGCCTGCTGCCAGATATTGCGAGATTCGCCTGGAGCAGTTTTAAATAACTCATACCGAACTAAAAAGCTTAAACTAATTAAAAGCAGCGGTGCCACAAAAGTCAACTTGACACCACGGAAAATTTCCATCTCCAGAAAATAGCGTACATCACCAAGCATGGCAGCCACATAAAAGCCACCAATAATGGAAAGAGCTAACGTAATCGCCAGGCTGGGAAT is a genomic window containing:
- the tkt gene encoding transketolase, whose amino-acid sequence is MAEKLTAEQVSQLEDRAKAVRRSIVSMVTEANSGHPGGSLSAADILVTLYFAEMNVDAQKPNDPDRDRFVLCKGHAAPVLYATLAEKGYLPHEELLTLRKIDSRLQGHPSMKDLPGVDMSTGSLGQGLSAANGMALASRIDGRKNRIFALLGDGELEEGMVWEAAMFAGHYKLDNVTAFVDFNGLQIDGPVAEVMSPLPIPEKWLAFGWNVIEIDGHDIHAIYDAIQTAKTVKGQPTVIVAHTVKGKGVCQMENVADWHGKAPTKEECELFLGELDD
- a CDS encoding membrane protein, whose product is MPIWLRQYLGIALGSVVTAVGLNMFLIPNKVAAGGVSGLATVLHYVVGYPVGATMLALNIPLFLLSLKVLGTRFGINTLYGAAILSIAIDGTAPFTPVLTQDLLLSSLYGGVLSGIGMGLVFRFRGTTAGTDLAAAIINKLVGISVGQALLFVDFFVILSAGIAFKSPELSLYALISLFVTTQLIDLIQEGPSSAKAFIVMTVMPDRVAQAILAEMERGVTYLQGRGAYTGEVRETLLCVVSTSEVTALKDLIYHIDKSAFVIVADVHEVLGEGFSARTK
- a CDS encoding polysaccharide pyruvyl transferase CsaB, giving the protein MSEIVISGYYGFANAGDEAMLAAMIEVLTDLDSSVKITVISGNPAETMKKHGVAAVYRLNYPEIIRALAKCDLLISGGGSLLQDVTSNRSLYYYLSIMMLAKQLGKPVMLYAQGIGPVCGSLARGAMRYIGNMVDLITVRDEGSRDELKRLQVTKPQIYVTADPVLAIHPVDKAIGRNILRKVGVEGASPLVGIAVREWKDWSHYKQVLAQTADKIVEEFGAKVVYLPMQYPEDVAVAKKINRRSRHAAALLNEEYTTSELLSLVGNLDMLISIRLHALIFAGVMHVPMIGISYDPKIDRFLESVGDHQVGNLKNVTTDGLLTKVRQLWPDIEREKRPQDERLNSLREKAFRNAELAIELIADSKKRR
- a CDS encoding transketolase, translated to MGKATREAYGDALRDVGAELKDIVVLDADLSKSTKTAVFAKAHPDRFFNVGIAEQNLMGTAAGLAAAGKIPFVSTFAMFAAGRAYEQVRNSICYPKLNVKIAATHAGLTVGEDGASHQAIEDISLMRTIPNMTVIVPADATEARKAVEFAAKYKGPVYLRLGRSSTPDIFGDSYEFEHGKAVQLADGKDLTIIATGIMVAPARKAAEELIELGISARVLNIHTIKPIDKEAIAKAAQETGAIVTCEEHSIIGGLGSAVAEVIVESTPVPLERVGVMDTFGESGKPDALLVKYHLTTADIVKAAKRVISRK
- a CDS encoding membrane protein; protein product: MKKLLRQYLGMTIGIILTATALNMFLIPNKVAAGGVSGLATVLHYLSGWPVGMIMLVFNVPLFFLGIKFLGPRYGINTLYGAAALSVSIDILAPYTPILTHDLLLSSLYGGVLSGIGMGLVFRFKGNTAGTAMAAAILNKIYGISVGQALLAADFLVVAFAGLIFKSPELALYATISIFVTAQIIDLVQEGPSTSKAFLIMTDKPKEVADGILYEIDRGVTFIQGKGGYTGQERELLLCVVSTSEVTQLKELIYQKDQRAFVIVADAHEVLGEGFTAVKPVSSVKS